The nucleotide sequence CCGCACCTTCCCTGAAGTGCGCCACGCCTTAACCAAAAATGGCGGCTCAGTAGCCGAACCCGGCAGTGTGATGTTTCAGTTTACTCGCAAAGGGGTGATTCGGGTGGCGGCCAGCGGCGAAGAAGCGCTGCTGACCGTGCTCGATGCTGGCGCTGAAGATGCAGTTGAAGAAGATAATGAACTAGTGGTGTATACCGAGCCAAAAGAGCTCGCTAAGGTTCGTGAAACAGTAACTGCGGCTGGGCTCACGGTAACAGAGGCCGAGCTACAATATGTCCCAAATAATACCATTGAACTGACCGACCCTGAAGTGGCGCGCAAGGCTATGAAGTTAATGGATGCGCTTGACGATCTTGATGATGTGGTGAATGTACATAGTAACTTTGAGATTGCCGACTAAGAGATAACCAAAAAAGTGACCAAAAATACTCCCTTTCCGGGAGTATTTTTACTGCTTGAAACACGGGAAGCGGTAGGGTTGCAGCTTTTATAGCACGGTAAAAGCGAATAATTCGCTTGACAGTTCGAGCCTAACTGGGGCAGAATGAACCCACATTAATCCAGAAAGAGGTGTTTATGCGACTGTTGCTTGCTTCGATGACAAGTGTTGTTTTGTGCGTCCTGAGTGCGCTGCAACTACACGCGGCTCCGGTGGTGTCTCCCCCGCCCAAACCCCACCTTACTGCCAAACCACCAATAGTAATAACCAGTTTCGGCGGTGAGGCTACTTTAGAATTTGTAGAGCTCTACAACCAACTTGATGTGGCGGTAAATGTTACTGGCTGGCGAGTTAAACTTGTCGTAAATGACGCTGAAGATACCAGCAAGAAACTACAA is from Verrucomicrobiia bacterium and encodes:
- a CDS encoding YebC/PmpR family DNA-binding transcriptional regulator, which translates into the protein MSGHSKWSTIKRQKGANDAKRGAIFTKIGNQIAVAARSGTDPSINSALALVIEKAKAANMPMANIQRAIDRVADKNAAAMEEVTYEGYGPGGIGVIIECATDNRNRTFPEVRHALTKNGGSVAEPGSVMFQFTRKGVIRVAASGEEALLTVLDAGAEDAVEEDNELVVYTEPKELAKVRETVTAAGLTVTEAELQYVPNNTIELTDPEVARKAMKLMDALDDLDDVVNVHSNFEIAD